Genomic DNA from Paenibacillus sp. KS-LC4:
CAAAATTGTCGAAAAAGGTCTGCAAGCCGCTCGGGCACGTGAAGCAGCACGCAAGGCGCGTGAGCTCACGCGCCGTAAGAGTGCGCTTGAGGTTAGCTCGCTTCCAGGTAAGCTGGCGGATTGCTCCTCTAAGGATGCGGCAATCAGCGAGCTGTACATCGTAGAAGGTGACTCCGCTGGCGGCTCGGCTAAGCAAGGTCGTGATCGTCACTTCCAGGCAATATTGCCGCTGCGCGGTAAGATCCTGAACGTTGAGCGCGCAAGACTCGACCGGATTCTTGGCAATGCAGAAATTCGGGCGATTATTACAGCGCTTGGAACGGGTATCAGCGAGGACTTCGATTTAGCGAAGGCACGTTATCACAAGGTCATTATAATGACCGATGCCGACGTTGACGGCGCACATATTCGTACGCTGCTGCTGACGTTCTTCTATCGCTACATGCGCAAAATTCTCGAGGCGGGCTATATTTATATCGCCCAGCCGCCGCTCTATAAAGTTGAGCGCAACAAGGTCATTCGTTATGCTCAGAACGAGAAGGAACGTGATGAAATAATTGCTGAGTTCGGTCAAACCGGCAAAATTAACATCCAGCGCTATAAAGGCTTGGGCGAGATGGATGCTGTCCAGCTGTGGGAGACCACAATGGACCCGGAAAGCCGTTCGATGCTTCAAGTAACGATTGACGATGCGATTGAAGCGGATACGATATTTGATACGTTGATGGGCGATAATGTTGAGCCGCGTCGCAACTTCATCCAGCAATATGCTTTAAGCGTCAAAAATCTCGACATTTAGCTTTACTCTGGTTCGTCAATCGCTCAATTTTTTAAGTAAAGCGGCATAGCTTGCCGCTTTTAAATGATAAATAGCCGTTTCTAGAATGTGTTTTTATACGGAGCCTTGCGCGCAGTATGAGGATACACACTAGCCGCGGCTATTTTCTTTTATACCGGCCATAGGCAACGGCGTAACGATATATTTTCCGAAACACGGATTTGTCGGGAAGCTTGCGGAAAATAAACGGATCAGGGCATGTATTGACCTCTAATATCCATGGACGCAGCCTTGTATCGACGGCAATATCGACACCGATTTCTTTAATGCGCGGATAGGCCTGCTGCAACTGATGAACGATGGATAGGCTTAGCTTGTTCAAACGCTGTCTGTACGCTTGCTGCTCAGTTGCAGACAGATGACCATTCATCAGCTGTTCGAAAGGCATTGGTGTGCCGCCGCTATGGTAGTTGGTGACGATTTTTGCAGGATGGGCGAGACGGCCGATGATGCCCGTTGCCTCCCAGCTGCCTTGCGGATTTTTCTGTACCATCACGCGGATATCAAAGCGCCGCTTCTGATGGCGTAGCAGGAAAATTCCTCTTTGGACGAGGTAGCGCTTGCCTACCTGATAGCGATAAAGGCTGTTATATAACTGGTCGAAGGTAGCGAACGTACGGATGCTGGTTTCAATTTGGTATCGGAAGCCTCGGCCTGGAGCGGCATATTGCTCGACCCGAATGACCCCTTTTCCAAAGGTGCCATTGACGGGTTTGACATAAACCATGCTGTATTGGGCAAGCATAGTGCGCAGACTTTCTTTGCTGAACAGCTCGGTAGCGGGCATGTACTCGCGCAAATGCTCTGAGCGCAGGAGCACCTGCGTCTTAGCCCATTTGCTAGTAACGCGTTGTATAGACAAGCTGGTTTCCCCTTTCTTAAAATCACTGCCTGAGCCTATCGTTTCTTATTCCAGCAGGAGACAGAGTTTAGAATGAGTGGTATAATAAAAGTTGGATTTGTTTAGTTTATGGCGATCGGAGCTTAACGGAATACGGTGTTTAACCTATTTTTCGGCTATGATCGTGGAATTTAGGTTTAGTATCGTCTTATTTGAGAAAGAACTAGAGAGACAATGATGTTTACAGGATTGCAGATAGACGTCAGGGAGGTAAAGCATGGCGGAAGAACAATATTCGCAGATTAAAGACCGTGATATTGGCACGGAAATGCGCGATTCCTTTATGGACTATGCGATGAGTATTATCGTTAGTCGCGCATTGCCTGATGTAAGGGATGGACTCAAGCCTGTTCATCGCCGGATTTTATACGCAATGTCGGAGCTTGGGATGTCACCGGACAAGCCTCACAAAAAATCCGCAAGGATTGTAGGCGAAGTTATCGGTAAGTATCATCCTCATGGTGATTCGGCTGTGTATGAGTCCATGGTGCGTATGGCACAGGATTTCTCAATGAGGTACATGATGGTAGATGGACATGGCAACTTCGGTTCGGTCGATGGCGACATGGCAGCAGCTATGCGTTACACGGAAGCCCGTCTATCGAAGATTGCAATGGAACTGCTGCGTGACCTTAACAAGGAAACCGTGAATTTCATTCCGAACTATGACGGTGAAGAGAAGGAGCCTGCGGTATTGCCGGCGCGTTTTCCTAACTTGCTAGTCAATGGTGTAACAGGGATAGCTGTAGGTATGGCCACGAATATTCCTCCGCACAATTTGGGGGAAGTTATTGACGGTGTACAGGCGCTTATTGCTAATCCTGACATTACTCCGCTGGAATTAATCGATTATGTTAAAGGTCCCGATTTCCCAACAGCAGGTATTGTTATGGGGCTAAGCGGCATTCGCCAAGCTTATTTGACAGGCCGTGGAACGGTGACCATGCGGGCGCGCGCGACAATTGAAGAGAATGGCAACAAGGCGCGTATTATCGTGTATGAGCTGCCTTATCAAGTAAATAAAGCCCGTCTCGTTGAGAAAATTGCTGAGCTCGTTCGGGAGAAGAAGATTGACGGCATTACAGATTTGCGTGATGAGTCTGATCGTAATGGTATGCGGGTCGTGATCGAGCTTCGCCGTGATGTCAATCCTAGCGTTGTGCTCAACAACTTGTATAAACAGACGCAAATGCAGTCTAACTTCGGCATCAATATGCTAGCTCTTGTGAATGGCGAGCCGAAGACGTTGAATTTGCGCGAAGTGCTCTATCATTACCTACAGCATCAAATCGAGGTTATTCGTCGTCGTACGGAATACGATTTGAAGAAGGCCGAAGCTCGTGCTCATATTTTAGAGGGCTACCGAATTGCGCTGGATCATCTGGATGAGGTTATTGCGTTAATCCGCGGTTCCCAAACAGCAGAAATAGCACGTGAAGGCTTGATCTCCCGATTTGACCTGAGCCATGAGCAGGCGCAGGCGATTCTCGATATGCGTTTGCAGCGCCTGACAGGTCTGGAACGCGATAAGATTGAAGCAGAATATACAGAGCTTCTTCAAAAAATTGCTGAGTTTAAAGCGATTCTTGCTGATGAGCAGCTTGTACTAGCTATTATTAGCACAGAGCTCAATGAGATTAGAGATCGTTTTAGCGATGATCGTCGTACGGAAATTACTGCTAGTGATGAGGAAATACTGGATGAGGATTTAATTCCTCGCGAGGATGTTATTATTTCCATTACGCACAGCGGTTACATTAAGCGTTTGCCAGTTACGACTTATCGGAGCCAGAAGCGGGGCGGCAAAGGTGTCGTAGGTATGGATACGAAGGACAATGACTTCGTTGAGCATCTTTTTGTATCCAATACACATCATTACCTGCTCTTCTTTACGAATAAGGGCAAGGTGTACAAGCTGAAAGCTTACGAGATTCCTGATCTCAGCCGGACAGCACGCGGTACGCCGATTATTAACTTGATTCAAATCGAGCAGGGCGAGACGATTAATGCGGTTATTCCTGTACAGGATTTTGATCCAAATCACTATCTGTTCTTCGCAACCCGTCAAGGTGTCGTGAAGAAAACGCCTCTCGATGACTATATCAACATTCGCAAGGTCGGTCTCATTGCTATCTCACTGCGTGAAGACGATGATCTGATTGGCGTTAAGCTGACAGACGGTCAACAGGAGATTGTTATGGGAACGGCAGAGGGCATGTCGATTCGTTTCTCTGAAAATGACGTGCGCTCTATGGGCCGATCCGCCACAGGCGTGAAGGGTATTCAGCTTGATGATAGTGATGCTGTTATTGATATGGATATCGTCATGAATGATAATGATGTGCTGATCGTTACGTCCAAGGGCTATGGCAAACGGACGCCAATGAGCGAATATCGCATTCAAAACCGCGGTGGTAAAGGGATTAAGACACTTAACGTTACGGATAAGAACGGTCCAATCGTCAGCCTGAAGGTCGTTGTTAATGATGAGGATTTAATGATTATGACCGCATCAGGCACACTCATTCGTACGAGCATGGAAGGTATCTCTACAATGGGCCGCAATACGCAGGGTGTTAAATTAATTAATACCCGTGATGAGGATACAGTTGCAACGGTTACTCGTATTGCTCGCAGTGAGGAAGTAAGCGATGACCTGGAAGAAGGCGAAGCGACTGAATTTGATGCCGTACAGCCTACAGACAGCGAAGAGAACGAATAGCTTTTTAATTAGGGGAATCCAGGACATGGGGAGGGAACCGTTGTGCCAACGGTGACTTTATCACAAGTGAAGTTAGGCGATAAGATTAGTGAAGATGTCCTTACCCCGTTAGGTCGGGTACTACTTCAAAAAGGCAAGGTTATCGCTGGCCGCGAGCTAGAAATTTTGAGAGCTTTCATCATTTCAAACGTGACCGTTGATGGACCAGCAGTTCCTGCTAAAGCGCCAGAGGATGCCAAAGCAGGCGCTGCCTCCAAACAAGTGGACGATAAGCCTTTTGCTGCTTCTTCCCTGCATGATGAATATGACAAGATGCTGGTGCTGCTGAAACAAGTTTTTAATGATCATGCGGCGCCGCAAGGCATCCCTATTATGGATATTCGTAATCAGATGGAGAATTTGCTGCAGCATATTAAGAACTATCAGATTTTGACGTTTGTGCCGCGCAGTTTTATGGAACGTGACTATTTGCTTCATAACAGCATTGCGTGTGCACTTACTTCTTATCTTATTGCGCAGTGGAACGGCTTTCCTCAAAAAGAGTGGATGCAGGTTGCTCTTGGCGGCTTGCTTCATGATTTTGGGAACACGCGTATTGATCGTTCGATTCTTTCTAAACCGACTTCCTTAACTGTAGAAGAGCTGGAAGAGATGAAGCGGCATACCGTGCTGGGCTACCAAATGCTCAAAAATGTAGCATCTCTGAATGATGGCGCCAAGCTCGCAGCTCTTCAGCATCATGAACGAGTAGACGGAACGGGTTACCCTCTTGGCATTGATGCAGCTAAAATTCATCCGTACGGGAAGATTGTTGCAATAGCTGATATTTTTCACGCTATGACCTTGAATAAGTCTTATCGTAAGGGAGTCTCGCCATACCTTGTTCTTGAGCAAATCCAGAGCGACGCTTTCGGCAAGCTTGA
This window encodes:
- the gyrA gene encoding DNA gyrase subunit A; translation: MAEEQYSQIKDRDIGTEMRDSFMDYAMSIIVSRALPDVRDGLKPVHRRILYAMSELGMSPDKPHKKSARIVGEVIGKYHPHGDSAVYESMVRMAQDFSMRYMMVDGHGNFGSVDGDMAAAMRYTEARLSKIAMELLRDLNKETVNFIPNYDGEEKEPAVLPARFPNLLVNGVTGIAVGMATNIPPHNLGEVIDGVQALIANPDITPLELIDYVKGPDFPTAGIVMGLSGIRQAYLTGRGTVTMRARATIEENGNKARIIVYELPYQVNKARLVEKIAELVREKKIDGITDLRDESDRNGMRVVIELRRDVNPSVVLNNLYKQTQMQSNFGINMLALVNGEPKTLNLREVLYHYLQHQIEVIRRRTEYDLKKAEARAHILEGYRIALDHLDEVIALIRGSQTAEIAREGLISRFDLSHEQAQAILDMRLQRLTGLERDKIEAEYTELLQKIAEFKAILADEQLVLAIISTELNEIRDRFSDDRRTEITASDEEILDEDLIPREDVIISITHSGYIKRLPVTTYRSQKRGGKGVVGMDTKDNDFVEHLFVSNTHHYLLFFTNKGKVYKLKAYEIPDLSRTARGTPIINLIQIEQGETINAVIPVQDFDPNHYLFFATRQGVVKKTPLDDYINIRKVGLIAISLREDDDLIGVKLTDGQQEIVMGTAEGMSIRFSENDVRSMGRSATGVKGIQLDDSDAVIDMDIVMNDNDVLIVTSKGYGKRTPMSEYRIQNRGGKGIKTLNVTDKNGPIVSLKVVVNDEDLMIMTASGTLIRTSMEGISTMGRNTQGVKLINTRDEDTVATVTRIARSEEVSDDLEEGEATEFDAVQPTDSEENE
- a CDS encoding YheC/YheD family protein gives rise to the protein MSIQRVTSKWAKTQVLLRSEHLREYMPATELFSKESLRTMLAQYSMVYVKPVNGTFGKGVIRVEQYAAPGRGFRYQIETSIRTFATFDQLYNSLYRYQVGKRYLVQRGIFLLRHQKRRFDIRVMVQKNPQGSWEATGIIGRLAHPAKIVTNYHSGGTPMPFEQLMNGHLSATEQQAYRQRLNKLSLSIVHQLQQAYPRIKEIGVDIAVDTRLRPWILEVNTCPDPFIFRKLPDKSVFRKIYRYAVAYGRYKRK
- a CDS encoding HD-GYP domain-containing protein; this encodes MPTVTLSQVKLGDKISEDVLTPLGRVLLQKGKVIAGRELEILRAFIISNVTVDGPAVPAKAPEDAKAGAASKQVDDKPFAASSLHDEYDKMLVLLKQVFNDHAAPQGIPIMDIRNQMENLLQHIKNYQILTFVPRSFMERDYLLHNSIACALTSYLIAQWNGFPQKEWMQVALGGLLHDFGNTRIDRSILSKPTSLTVEELEEMKRHTVLGYQMLKNVASLNDGAKLAALQHHERVDGTGYPLGIDAAKIHPYGKIVAIADIFHAMTLNKSYRKGVSPYLVLEQIQSDAFGKLDPTYVRVFVEKVTQFHNGTKVRLSDERVGEIVFSDHVHPTRPWVSIEGSIINLTVERHLHINEVIPS